The nucleotide window ATACAGGAAAATACTATAGACATGTTTACCTACTggctgtaaatttttttcttcgaaaattggACTGTCACCAATTCTTCTAGAATCAGAAACCAGGTGATCATCACATGAGTGGGATAGAAACCAAGTAGGCATCTGCTTGACCTTGACCTATTTTATCCTACCCACAGCTCCTTGCAAGCTCTGACCAATATTCATTTACTAAGTGTGTGTCACTCAGCTCTCTCTGGGAGCACAAAACTTACTGCTGCTGAAGAAGTTTTTGTTGGAATAGTATAATAACAAATCTTCTACCATGAATTCCTGGTTGATAATATGttgttttcttgtttctttgATCAGTGGTCCCTATTGTGCAAGCCTTGATTCTGCCATGTCGGGGACTTTTTTGTATTTCGCCTATGGAAGCAATCTTCTCACCAAGAGAATTCATATCAACAATCCAACTGCTGTTCGGAAGGGCATCGCTAAATTGGAGGTATGTATTTTTCTTACGAGTCCGGGGTTATATCGAGTGATTGATTTATGGGTGGCTACCAACTCAAAAACCACGCATCTTGTTGCATGACTTTACTAATAACTTGagtattttacttttcttctgaAGAAGTGATCAATGTAATCACTTGACAATTGTCAAGATTTTTACTCTTCATTTGAaagattttcataaaaatttctaGAAATTGGGTTGAAttgttctgaaaaaataaataaaaaagctgcGGAACTTTTGAAACCCTGGTATTACAGTATGTGATTCTTGTGGCATCAACCGTTaaatttgaactttaaaaatggaacatttttttaaaaaaaattttaagctaggaaaccctttttgctCTCTCAAAGTAAAGTTtatgttaaatttaatttaaataagtcatgaaaaaaatgagcatcaaaatgtcaaattCTAAAAATCAGTCATATTGATGTTAAACACAAAGTAAAGAACCTACCGAGTACTCACTACAAGAAACTAAACGGTAAAGGACAATTGATGTTAAAACTCACCAAAATAAAGTGAtataaaaaacttttaagagtGCACAGTGGAATTTTCACATTAAAAACTCCtatctaataatttttttaagagtttttcctACAAACTTacaagttttttaactttttcaacaGCTACTGCCACtgaaaatgagcaaaattaacTTACATACACATTCCTGCCTTGTCTtattcaaagaaagaaaatctaCAGAGCTCCATTCTTCAACGATTACTTATTTGAATGACGTTTCCAGCCTTTTCAAACTATTCATTCGGAATTTAATGCAAAAATATTGTACCTATGTCATCCAAACATATCATACATATAAAGAGCTGACTATCAGATATTAAGTTTTTCTGCACACTaagaatttcattaattttcataaATCTCTCTCTTGTAAGAACATTACAATTTGTAAATTATAATGATACAATTCTTCTTTCATTCAGAATTATCGGTTGGACTTCAACTACTACTCTCACCGTTGGAAAGGCTGTGCAGCAACGGTTGTGCCAGATGAGGGAAAGCATGTCTATGGTGCACTATGGGAAATTGGGAATGAAAATATGGCAGCCCTTGACAAGTAAGTATTATTGTCGTCACATCGCAAAGGATTAGACCTCCGTACTGATTTAGCGGACGGACTGTAATAATTCTGTGTTGTAGTACAAACTGCAGTCTCTGTTTGCTATTATGTAAATTCTTACTACCGTGGTAGGTAAAACATACAACCAAAAACCTGCTTAAACGACAGAGtagattgcaaaaaaaaaaggagatggaGAGGCATAAGTTTCTGATGTAGAAAGAGCGTGAATacctaatttcaatttttgaaagctaAATCTATAGCTGTAGTAGAGAGTAATCATCTGTAAAACTTTGTCCGTACAAACTGAGAGACATCAGTATATAATGCCAGAGCCTGTTCCAGATTCTGTTCCCTCTTTTGTTGTATGTGCTGGATAGGGAATTACATAGATACaacaaaagaggaaaaggaatCTAAAACAGGCTATAAtgcctcaaaaaaaattgtgtaagacacctaagttttaaaaaaattagtaaacaTGCAAGTGACTTTTTCTCCttagaaaactgaaaaaagtctGCATAATTTGGACCTATTTATGTATGTCAAATGTAGTTTTgtgaaaatgaagtaaattcAAAGAACTGTGTGAATAGGATTTGCTTTTCACAGGGTTCTTTtctatttaattcattttcaaaaagttcctCTTAACACTATATTTAATGAAAAGAATGAGAAGCATCCATCAGtaatagttttgaaaaaaaaaaacaacaaacaaacTATTTCAAGTTTTGACCTGCTGCTTTCGGGCTCAGAAtaatgtgataaaaataaaattttacgttttgtGACAGGCCTTAAATAAGCTGAGCCACTGGTAACTAACCCTCTAGGAAATTAGAGAATGTATACCCACAAAAACTCCTATTTTGACTCTCGACCCAACAAGACAGAAattacttttctttaaaattcctcCCCAGGCACCAAGGTTCATCTTCTCATGGATGATCACAATTAGAGGTCATAAGGGTTGCTTGCATCTTAAAATTTCTCATATCAATTTTGCCTTTCACAAGAACGGTTGCaggtcttgttttttttctcttcttcaggCAGGAGGGCGTTGACTCTCACATATACGAAGTTATCAAAGTTTCTGTTAAAACTCCTGATGGCATCCGCATTGAGAGTCGAGCCTACCAACTTTGTGACCTCCCACCACCTGTGCCACAAGGAGAAACGTTCCCTGAGGAACGACGGCCATCAAAAATTTATCTCGAAACAATCATTGAAGGAGCTGAAGAAAGTCAGCTCCCTGAAGAGTACATAATGTTCTTGAAGTCATTTCCAGATAACGGATTTGCGGGAGAGATAAACATCAATGGTTCGATTTTGCCGGAAAACTGAAAACTCCTGTTCTTATCAATGCCTGTCTCAATTAATAAGGAATGCAAAGTTCCTTACCGCGATGTTGAAAGATGCAGGGAAATATTCTTAGCGACTGATCTGATTTTTTGTGCATTTCACATTTTACAGCTTCCTCAGATGAAACGGAAGAtctgactttaaaattttttggatttatttgttttttttttttcattgtgaatttttcgtcgtttctctcattttttcttcatggTTTGTGCCTGTGCTTGAAAATACTTGAATATACATGATTTTCCCTCTGTCTcttgaattatgaaaaattaacaGAGTATACTTGAAATTCCTGTAGGAATAGATGAAACCTTTACATGAAACGTTTAAAACAGTGATCAAAGCCTCTAAGTTAGCAGACTTTTTGGGGATCTAATGCTCAAATGTGAGGCATCTCTGAATCAACTAGGATGCCGAAAGGCCTTTGCCACCTTTGAGATTTACTTTCGCCTATTTCTTCTGTGTCAAGAAGCTCATGTAAAAAGgtacattaaaatttttaaatttatccgTGGAAACGTCCATCTTTTCCTTTAAGTGAAAATGtacttgaaaatatttcaatttttgtttttcaagccTGCAGAAGCAATGTTGTTTCCaaagactgatttagtggctacgtcattcaaAATAGCTCTCCATTAAATTTTGCCGCTCTTAGAAAGCGCAACAAAGTGATTGATATCAAAGCAGTGTATTATTGTACAATATCGAATGAAGTAAACACTAAATCAGTCAATTGACAGAGTCTTATGTTACTTGGTAACTCTCAAAAGATGCTGAGCACTAGAATATCCAGGAgttttatttattaataaaaaaactgaGTGGGTTACAAAActggaattatttttcttattcagGCAAGAAGGCGTGGATACCCATGTTTACGAGGTAATCAAAGTCTCTGTACAAACGCCAGAGGGAACCAGTGTTGAGAGTCGAAGCTACCAACTTTGTGATCTCCCCCCACCAGTACCGGAGGGAGAGAAGTTTCCTGATGAGCGGCGGCCATCAAAAATTTATCTCCGAACAATCATCGATGGAGCCATAGAAAGCAAATTACCTGCCGAGTATATAACTTATTTGCGGTCTTTCCCTGATAACGGCTATGAAGGAGAAATCAATTTACACGACTCAAATTCAACCTCTAGTGGATAACTTTGCTAACTAAGCATTGCAAAAGTCTGAAATATCTCTCTTAATGCCTTAATGTTAACTTGATTACTCTCCTAGTTCAATTTACTCTCTACTCAATTGCAATAACATTCAGAATGCTCTTTTATAGTTTTCATACTTTTTGAGGAcctgacaaaaattaaaattttgctttAGCTTCATGATCATATTTCGATAGTTAAATGCGAATCTCAATCATAATGTTTAGAAATCCCtaattattttccattttctttaaGGACAAGTACCTAATCAAAAATTGTCCTTGCAATTTTATGTGTTTTCTtagaatgagtgaaaaaaattcaccgaaacttttggtagaattttttggttagttttcatttttaaaaaaaagaaaacataattgGAGACTTGGAACTTTGTTATTTAAGATTCGTGCTATCTGATTTCAGCCATCGAATGTCACTGACATTCATCCCTTAAGAACTTATAGCCCAGGGCCATACAGCTACCAAGGGTGAGATAGGTGCCATTTCGTTGGGTCTTTTAGCAGCACGGAGCCTGCCCTAGTAGCAACGACTGttaaaaatcttttaaaatactcttaaattttaaaaagagaaaaaactgttaaaattctcCTACTTGAAACCCTTTACGggctttttttaaagtaaaatttacgactggtgaaatttaaggaaaaaaagtggtgaaaaattcttaaaatatcAATGTGGTTTTTCAACGCtaaaaatgatttgaaaatatgttaaaaaattacaataatatTCCAgagtttttttaacatttttttccttgaagtttacttaaattttatttcctgtaaattttatttttcaaaaaaatagccAAAAAGGGTTTCTTAGTACAAAAATGTTGATAGTTTCTTTAGgagtttttaaagaatattttaaaatgctatTGCTAGTAGGGTGTAGACTCAAAGTTTACCATTCTAGCACttcctgttttaattttttgaccatttttcACGGTGGAGTTtcctcattttcaattttcttgctAATTGACGAATATAAACAGCATAGGTCTGGATTGATGATTAACTTTTCACTGATAAATGATACATGCTCACTATGATTGACAGAAAATGCCACTTATTCTTATGAGACTAGAATTTAGCACTGTTTTTGGAAGTCAGCAGCAATTCCGAACTGAAAG belongs to Bemisia tabaci chromosome 6, PGI_BMITA_v3 and includes:
- the LOC109031362 gene encoding gamma-glutamylcyclotransferase isoform X1, which gives rise to MSGTFLYFAYGSNLLTKRIHINNPTAVRKGIAKLENYRLDFNYYSHRWKGCAATVVPDEGKHVYGALWEIGNENMAALDKQEGVDTHVYEVIKVSVQTPEGTSVESRSYQLCDLPPPVPEGEKFPDERRPSKIYLRTIIDGAIESKLPAEYITYLRSFPDNGYEGEINLHDSNSTSSG
- the LOC109031362 gene encoding gamma-glutamylcyclotransferase isoform X2: MSGTFLYFAYGSNLLTKRIHINNPTAVRKGIAKLENYRLDFNYYSHRWKGCAATVVPDEGKHVYGALWEIGNENMAALDKQEGVDSHIYEVIKVSVKTPDGIRIESRAYQLCDLPPPVPQGETFPEERRPSKIYLETIIEGAEESQLPEEYIMFLKSFPDNGFAGEININGSILPEN